The region CAGGCCGCCGCCAGCAAGGAGACCGACACGCTCCTCAGTCTGATGCGCGCCTATCTCACCCAGCACGGCAAGAGCGGCGTCTTGACCAGTCCCCGAACCGTCGAAGCCTATACGCTGGGGGGGCGGCAATTTCTAACCTATGCCGGCGATCAGGCTCTCAATCTGCTGCGTCCAGGCCGGCACGACGCACAGCGGTATGTGCAGGCCATGCTGGCAGCGGGCCGACAACCGGCGGGCGTCCAACTCAAAGTCGCCGCCGCTGCCACACTGTACCGCGCCCTGCGCTGGGCCGGCGCCACCGAAGCTGATCCATTTCGTGAGGTCCGAATTCCCCGTGACCCCACATCTGGCCTTGAAAAGCGGCCTCCATACACCGAGGAGGAACTCGTGGACGTGCTGCACCATGCTGATGAACACACCGCCTTCCTCCTGTTTCTGATTGCCCACGCCGGCTTACGGATCAGTGAGGCCCTGGCCCTGGAATGGACTGACCTCGATGAAACGGCCCGGCGCCTTCACGTACGGTCCGGTAAAGGCCGGAAAGCGCGCCGCGTTACGATGAGCGTCCGGCTCGCCCGAGCCGCCCGGCATTTCCGAACTCTCTATGGACCGGGCGGGCCGGAACACGCCCGTTACCGACCCAGGGACCGGGCCGCGACCTTGGTCTTTCGGTACGGCACTCAGCAGGCGGCTCGGTATCACCTGGGTCGGTTGTTTGAGCGTGCTGGGGTACCGTTCCGAGGTTTTCACCCAGGGCGAAAGTATGCTGGGACACGGCTACTTCAGCAGATTCAGGACTTTGGCCGAGTGGCAGCGCACCTGGGTCACGCATCTATCGATACCACCCGTAAGGGGTACGCACAGTTAGCCGCTGACGATTTGAAGAATGACGTCGCTGGCTGGTGAAGGGCAGTGAAGTACTCAAAACATCTCGGAAGGGCCTTCCTGGGCTTTCTGTGAGGCAGATCGAAATAACCCGTCCCAGACGGCGGGAAAAAACTTTATTTTCTGTAGTGAGTTAATTCATGCTTGTTTTTTACGCCTATATATTAAATGTAGTGATAGCTCGGTGAAGTAGGCCTCAGCAGGGGATTCGTATCTGCTTGCCAAGCAATTGATAGACCTCATTGTTCTCAGCAAACAGGGTAGGGTCTTCAATTGCCTCGCCGCTGCCTGCGCCGGACACACCCATGTGCCTCGCCCTGGCATGGCCATCTCCTCTTAAAGTGCGTCTGAAAAACGTACTGGCGCGGGTTTTCTTAGCCTGTGGAATAGAGAGATGATGGGACGGAGGTGGTGCACGCATGACGCGACGTCTGGATCCAAACGATCTCACCGATATCGAGTGGAACGTCTTCCAATCGTTCTTCCCTCCTGAATCTGTTGTGAGTCGACCCCGCAAGTGGTCTCTGCGGGAAATGCTGGACAGCATCTTCTCTGTCCTCCGCAGAGGCATCGCCTGGCGGGCTAAGGCCTCACGATCTTCCCCTTGGCAAACGACCGACTACTCTCACAGGCTTTGGAGACTGCAAGGCGTCTGGCAAGCGTTACACACCAGGTTGCGCGAATTGGTTCAAGTGCGCGAAGGGCGGGA is a window of Deinococcus betulae DNA encoding:
- a CDS encoding tyrosine-type recombinase/integrase; protein product: MPLVHYQGTALAHADTWLNLHDDELRRRAVQAAASKETDTLLSLMRAYLTQHGKSGVLTSPRTVEAYTLGGRQFLTYAGDQALNLLRPGRHDAQRYVQAMLAAGRQPAGVQLKVAAAATLYRALRWAGATEADPFREVRIPRDPTSGLEKRPPYTEEELVDVLHHADEHTAFLLFLIAHAGLRISEALALEWTDLDETARRLHVRSGKGRKARRVTMSVRLARAARHFRTLYGPGGPEHARYRPRDRAATLVFRYGTQQAARYHLGRLFERAGVPFRGFHPGRKYAGTRLLQQIQDFGRVAAHLGHASIDTTRKGYAQLAADDLKNDVAGW
- a CDS encoding transposase, yielding MTRRLDPNDLTDIEWNVFQSFFPPESVVSRPRKWSLREMLDSIFSVLRRGIAWRAKASRSSPWQTTDYSHRLWRLQGVWQALHTRLRELVQVREGREFTPSAGIIDSQSVNTTEAGGPRGYDGGKKVSRRKRHLLGGSGAPLPVRATVKSPSAISRFLNHATWNTRQFRRVMCE